ACCGTATGGTCAACGACCTGCTGCAAGACGAATTTGCCGATGGCGTGCATGCCCTGTCGATCGACGCCAAGACACCCGTCGATTAGGGCTCTCAAACCGAGGCCATCGTCATGAAATGGCCGCATCTTCCGCGAAGTAAGAACGGTACCGAAAGTCACCGGCAGCTTTGCAGATTGTCGCCAAAGCGTTAGGCTTGTGGGCGGGCGCCGAACAAACCGGCAAATCTTCAAGGCGAGTTTTTCAGGGCAAGTGCCGATGCGGTTGCGTTTTCATGGCTTGCGAACTCTTGGCTTAATTGCCGCTGCGGTCTTGATGATCGTGGCCGGGCGCGCCCTGGCAACGCCGTCGCTCGTCATGGATGTTGCGACCGGCAACGTGCTTTATGAAAATGAAGCGACGCACCCTTGGTATCCCGCGTCAGTCACCAAGCTCATGACAGTTTACGTCGCGCTCTCCGCCGTGCGCGATCATCAGATTTCGCTCGACACGCCGCTTGTCGTATCGCGCTACGCTGCGTCGATGCCGCCGTCGAAGATGGGCTTCCGGCCCGGCACCGAAGTGACGCTCGGCAATGCGCTCAAAATGCTGATGGTGAAATCGCCGAACGATGTCGCGATTACCATTGCCGAAGGCATTGCTGGCTCGGTGCCGGCCTTTGCCGAGGACATGAACGCCAGCGCCGCGCAGCTCGGCATGAGGCAGAGTCATTTCGTCAATCCGAACGGCTTGCATAATCCGGAGCATTATTCGTCGGCGCGCGACCTCGCGGTTCTGGCGCGGGCGATCTATCTCACGTTTCCGCAATATGCCGATCTCTTCGACATCGGCGCCATGCGCGTCGACGGCAAGATCATCCCGAATCACAACGATATGCTCGGCCGCTATCCCGGTGCCGACGGTATGAAGACCGGCTTCACCTGCGATTCCGGTTTCAACCTTGTCGCCAGTGCGACGCGCGGCAATCATCATTACCTTGCCGTCGTCCTCGGGGCGCCGACGCCGCGCGAACGCATGGTCCGCACCGCCGTCCTCCTCGACCGCGCCTTCGCGGGGATCGACCAACCGCAGCCGATGGACGCTGACGAGCCGATCGGCGGTGCACCGGAAGATATGCGCGATCTTGTCTGTCATCGCCGTGGCCGCGCCATGACGGCGTTCCAAGCGGAAACCGATCGCCTTGAGGCGCCACTGCTGACACTCGGGCAAAGATCGTCCGCGCTTGGTGTCTTCACGTCGGCGGCGCTGGCGCAGGAGACACCGGCCGCGCTGCGGATCGCGATGATGCCGGTGCCGGTCTTCGATCCCGTTACGCTCACGACCGGTCCGACCCCCGGATATAACGGCCCGATTGCAGGGCCGCGTCCGCCGCACACGCCTGTCGGCACGCCGATTCTCGCCGACAATGCGCCGGTCGCGGCGTCCGCCGCGAACGAGCCCGACGAGGATACGCCGCAAGCCGGTGCCGCCCATCATGCCGGGGCGAAAGTCGCTGCGAGTGACGAAGGCGATGCGGATCCGCCACCTCCGCCGAGCAAACATCAGAAAGTCGTCAAGAAAATCGCCACGGCCAAATCGCATAAGAAAGTCGTGGCGAAAGAGCATGGCAAGCACAAAGCAGCCAAAGGCAAGGCCGCGAAATCGAAGCACGCTTCGCATGCGGCAAAAGCCAAGCCCGGCAAGCCTGCGAAGGCAAAAGTAAAGAGCAAAACGGCGAAACCGGCGAGCAAAAAGGCCAAGGCGACGAAGGCCGCTGGCAAGAGCCACGGGAAACATTCGTCGCACGCAAGCCATTGAGGCTCGCGGCGCGGTCCGATTGAATCGGAGCGGCCCGCGGCTTATCTCTCTCCAGCACGATCTTTTGCCCGGACGCACGGTCCGCGCGATCGCGCTGGATTTTAAGAGATGTCTGACTCGCGCCGGCCGCCGATCTTTCCACTGACGATCCTCACCGGCTTTCTCGGCGCCGGCAAGACAACGCTACTCAATCAATTGCTGCGCGCGCCGGAGCTCTCGGATAGTCTGGTGCTCATCAATGAATTCGGCGAGGTCGGGCTCGATCATCTCTTTGTTGAGAAAGTCGATGGCAATGTCGTCGTCATGGCATCCGGGTGCCTTTGTTGCACGATCCGCGGCGACCTCGTCTCGACGCTCGAAGATTTGCTGCGCAAGCGCGATAACAATCGCATCGCGCCATTCAATCGTGTGATCATCGAGACGACCGGCCTCGCCGACCCGGCGCCGGTACTGCATACGATCATGTATCATCCCTATTTCATGCTGCGCTTTCGCCTTGACGGCGTCATCACGCTTGTCGATGCATTGAACGGCGCGGCGACGCTCGACCGGCATCCTGAAGCGGTCAAACAGGCGGCGGTGGCCGACCGGCTCGTCATCAGCAAGAGCGATCTTCTGCCAGCAGACGATGTTGGCCTTGCGGCATTGCATAGCCGCCTCAAGGCGCTCAATCCGACCGCGATTCAGCTTGATGCTGCGCGCGGTGAAGCGACGCCGGCCGCGCTGTTCAACATTGGTCTTTATGATCCGGACAAGAAAACACCCGATGTGCGCCGCTGGCTGAATGCCGAGGCGCTGGATGATCACGCGCATGCTCACCATCACCATCACGATCATTCCGGGCACGACCATGCGCACGCGCACGACGTCAACCGGCACGACGCGCGAATTCGCGCTTTTGCGTTACGTCACCCGACGCCCGTTCCGCCAGCCATGGTCGATATGTTTCTCGAATTGCTGCGAACGGCACATGGCGCGCATCTCCTGCGCGTGAAGGGCATCGTCGCGCTCGATGACGATCCGGCGCGCCCGCTCGTCATTCATGGCGTGCAGCATATTTTCCATCCGCCAGCGCGGCTCGATTCATGGCCCGACGACGACCATACAACGCGCATCGTCTTCATCCTGCACGATATGGAGCCGAGCTTCATTCAAGGCATGTGGAATGCCTTCGTTGGCGTCGCAGCCGATACGCCCGATGCCGCGGCGCTGACACAAAATCCGCTGAAAGTTTCGTCTGGCGGCGGCTTGCTGGCCTAGAACTTTTTGCTTCTGATGGGATCAGAAGCAGGGCTCTGGTTTTTTTGTTTTGATCCGTTTTCTTCACGCGGACCTTTATCCGCTTCGCCCGAAAACGCTTTGTCGTCGTCCGCTGGCGCTTCCTGGTCGTTGGCGGGATTGCGATCCACCTGTTCGCGCAGGACGAAGCCGCGCTTTTCGAGTTCCGGCAGATTGATGTTCATCACCGGCGGCGGCGCGTCGAACAAACTTGCATCCTTGAAGTGGCGATAGATTTCAAAGTTCAATTCGCTCGTGATCGATTTCATCGACGTGACATCGCTCACGTAGCAATAAAGCTCGAAGTTGAAGACACCGCCGGTGATCTCGGCGAAGACGACAAAGGGCGCCGGCTTCTTCAGAACGTTCTTGTTGCTCTTGGTCACGTCGAGAAGAACTTCGCGCGCTTTTTGCGGGTCCGCGGCGGCGTTCACCGGAATGTTGAGCTTGAGCCGGCCCGTCTTGTCAGTGCGGACAAAGTTTTTGACGACGCCGGCGACGAGATCCGAATTGGGAATGACGACCGCCGCGCGATCGAACGTCTCTATCTCGGTCGAACGCACATTGATGCGGCGCACGAAGCCTTCATTGGGGCCAACAGAAATCCAGTCGCCAACACGGATTGCCCGTTCCCAAAGCAGGATCAGGCCGGAGACGAAATTGTTGACGATCGATTGCAGGCCAAAGCCGATACCGACGGACAGCGCGCCGGCGACGATGGCAAGTTTGGCGAAATCGACGCCGAGATAGGCCAGGGCAAAGCCAAGCGCAAAAATGCGCCCAATATAGCCGATACTCGTCTTGATGGCGTTGCGCAGCCCGAGATCGAGCCGCGTATGCGGCAGAAAGCTCACTTCGAGCCAGCGCTCGACGGCGCTCGTCGCGGCATAACCGGCGGCGAAAATGACCAGCGTGAAGACGATGCGCGAAAGTGAAATCGTGACATCGCCGATCCGGAAACCGAAGAATGCGGCGTAGAGATAGCCCGTCACATCCGCCGATTGGACGCCCCACGGCACCAGCGCCGCGAGCACGGCGATGAGGAAAATCACCACACGGGCGACGCCGGAAGCAAGGATCGCGAATTGCGCGAACGCCTCGCGGCTCAATCCGGTCGAAAGCATCATCCGGCGGCCGAATGGCGTCGTGCCGGTGATGCCCTGGCCGACAAGTTGATCGATGAGCATGACGAGCATGACTGCGATTCCGCCGAGACCGCCGACCCAGATGATCTGGTCGATCGCGAAACGCCCGAGCGCCATATAGCCGGCGAGGACCGCGGCGAAGACGACGAGAATCGCCGCCCAGAGGATGGTGCGCAGAACGGAAAACCAGTTCGCCGTCTGGTCGACGCGCGGACCGAAAACCTGCTCGCTTTCTTCTTCGTCGCCGCTTTGGCCGATCCAGAGGCTTGCGGCAATCGCGATCGCGGCCAATAGGCTAAAGAACCCGCGAGCAAACATGTCGCTCGACCAGGACGCCTCGATGGTGCTGCCGATCGCATTGAAGATGCGGCCGCAGGAAACGAGCACCGTAACAATCAGAACGGTGCGCAGCACGTGTGCCGCGGCGTCGGAATCGACGGCGATAAGCCGCCATTGCTCGCGTTTGGGCGCGAGCAGCGCCTGTGCGAGCCCGGCGCCGATGGAAATGCGCACGACAGCGAAGAAGAACGGTCGCAGCAACGGATTCTGATCGTCGATCAGTCCGAAGTTGCGCGCAAGGAAGCCGATAAAAAGCGCAGTGGCGATCGGGATCGCTGCGATGACAAACAAAACGCGCCAGGCCGCCAGGATTTTCTGCAACGGCGTCGGATTGTCTGCCACGTGCTTACGAAAAAAAGTCCGCTGCGCAAATTGCGTCAGCGGCCAATACAAAACCGCAACGAGAATAAGCAATCCGCAAAATACCGGAGCGCGCCATCCGGTGAGTTTGGTGGCGCTGTCGCTGAGCCAGCCGCCGATCCGGTGACGCAGCGCATGCAGGTTTCTCGGAACTTCCCGGATCACGTCGGCCCACAGCGACGGGCTCGCGATGCTCGGCTCCTGTTGCAGCAGTGCTTCAGTCAGCCGGGCGCGCAGCCGGGACGCAATGGTCGTCTGCGCCTGATCGACCTGGACAATGAGCAGATTGGTGCGTTTGACCAGCGCATCGACGTCATCGAAGGCCTTTTGCCGTTTCACCCGCTCGGCCGCGACCTCCTTGCTTTCCGGAAGCGCCTTGGCAGCGGGCGCCGCGCCGAGTTGATCGAGCTGCGCTTTTTGTGCAGCGAGATGCGGGGTCAGGTGATCGAGCACGCCCTGCAATGTCGGGCCGAGCGGCCCGATCTGTTCCTGCAATTTCTGCAAAACGTCTTTTGAAAGTCCCGGCTGCTGCAAGGCCGTTTCGACTTGCTGCAGAGTCTTGTCCGTCGCATCGATATTCGCGGAATTGATCGCGATGAACGTCTGCGCCTGTGCCGACAGGCTGAGGCAGAGCAGAAGTGTCGCGACGGCAAAGGTCCGGACGATGGCGCGCAGCAAATTCAATGGCCCTGGCTCCCCTTCGATTGCCCGTGCCTTCCGTTCGCCGGGAAAGACGGCGGCTTCATGTCGCTGGCGGATAGAGATGCGTCCTGCCGCGAAAATCTCGCAGATGATAGCGCCCATCTTCATCTGGAGCGGTGCCGTCGAGCGCCACCTTTCCGAAGCCGCCGGGAATATCGAGCATGTAGCGCGGCTGACAAAGGCCCGAGAGTTTCCCGCGCAATTCTTCGACGAGTTTTTGGCCCTCAGCGATCGACAGGCGAAAATGCGAAGTGCCGCGCGCGAGATCCGGATGGTGCAGATAATAGGGTTTGATGCGCGTGGCCACAAACGCGCGCATCAGCGCCGCGAGCGTTGCGACATCGTCGTTCACGCCGCGCAGCAAAACACTCTGGCTCAGCATCGGAATCCCGGCATCGATCAATTTCGCGCAAGCTGCCTTGGCATCCTCGGTTAGCTCCCGCGCGTGATTGGCGTGAAGCGCGACGTAGATCGTCTTGCCGGAACTTCGCAGCAGATCGACAAGCGTGTTGCTGACAAGCTCTGGCGAAACGACCGGCACGCGCGTGTGAATGCGGACCACCTGCACATGCGCGATGGCGCGCAAGCGGGCGAAAATGTCTTCGAGCCGGCGTGGCGACAGAATCAGTGGGTCGCCGCCGGTGAGGATCACCTCAAAAATTTCGTCATGCGCGGCGATATAGGCGAAGGCCCTAACGAGCGCGTCGGACGATAGATGCGTCGCGCCGGCGGGGCCGACGCTCTCGCGGCGGAAGCAGAAACGGCAATAGACCGGGCAAACGTGCAGAAGTTTGAGCAGCACACGATCAGGATAGCGATGCACGATGCCCTCGACCGGGCTCATCGGCGTGTCGCCGATCGGATCGGCCAATTCCTCCGGCGTCGTGACGAGTTCGTCCGCGTCGGGAATGAATTGCCGCGCAATCGGATCGGCCGGATCATTGCGGTCGATCAGCGCCGCCATCATCTCGTTGATCGCGATCGCATAAAGATCGCCGACCGGCGTAAGACTTTCGCGCGCGGCAGGCGGGACAAGCCCCTCGGCGATCAAATCGCCAACGCTGGTCAGCGTCGTACTTTTCATCGCGCCGTTCCCGAATCGGCAATTGGCGTCCATAAAACATCTTCGATGCGCCTGGCACCCGTGGCGAGCATCACAAGCCGGTCAAAGCCCAGCGCGATGCCGCATGAGGGCGGCATTTGCGCAATCGCGGCGAGAAAATCCTCATCGATCGGATAGGCATCGCCATAGATGCGTTCGCGCGCGATCATGTCGCCGATGAAGCGTGCGCGTTGTTCGTTGGCGTCCGTCAATTCGCCAAAGCCGTTGGCGAGTTCGACCCCGCATGAATAAAGCTCAAACCGTTCGGCGAAACGCGTGTCGTCTTTGAGCCGCGCCAGCGCTGCTTCAGGCGCCGGATAATCGACAAGCAATGTCGCGCGGCCATGCCCAAGGTTCGGCTCGATCCTGGCCGAAAGAATTTTGCTGAAAAGATCAGACCATGTGTCGTCGTCCACGACACGCAGGCCGAGCGCGGCGGTTCGGTCCGCGAGCGCGTTGCGGTCGCAGCTTTGCGCATCATAGGTCTGGAGGAGATCAACGCCCGCATAGCGCCGGAAAGCGTCCGCGACCGTCAAAATCTCCGGCTCGGCGAAAGCATTCGCCGTCGCGTCGCGATAGCGGAACGTGTCGGTCTGCCCCGCCTCGGCCGCAATGGCGAGCAGCTCGCGGCAATCGGTAAAGAGCGCTGTATAGGGCGCATTCGTCCGATACCATTCCAGCATAGTGAACTCGGGATGATGCAGCGGTCCGCGCTCGCGGTTGCGGAAGACGTGGCCGAGGCTGAAAATCTTGTCTTCGCCCGCCGCCAGCAGCTTTTTCAGCGCGAATTCCGGCGACGAATGCAGATAAAGCCGCGATCTAGCTTCGTCTGGCGCGATCATTTCAGTCGCGAAGGCCGAAATATGCGTCTCGTTGCCGGGCGATATTTGGAGGACGGCGGTGTCGGCCTCGATGAAGCCGCGGGCGTCGAAAAACCCGCGCGCGGCCTTGGCCAGCGCCGCCCGTGCGGTCAAAAAGCGCCGCTTTTCGGCGTGCGCCGCAGGCTCCCACCAGAAAGAAGGCTTGCTCATTTCCTCATTTCGCTTGAAAAACCCTCACCATGCCGGGTAGCGAGGGCGCGGGCGCTTATAGCGCAGCCGTGCGCCGCGCGGCAGTCCGGCCGAAATTAGCCAGTTTCGGCCGATCCATATTGAATTTTAATGTGTTTTGCTCCAAGCGGCGGCTCGGATCAAAGCGCCATTCGAGCTAGACGAAGGAAACCTCGTGAAAGTCATCGCCAGTTCCATCCGCAAGGGCAATATTCTCGAGCGAGAGGACGGCCAGCTTTATGTTGTGCTGACCGCCGAAAGCTTCCATCCCGGCAAGGGCACGCCGACGACGCAGATCGACATGCGCCGGCTGTCCGACGGCGTGAAGACCACGGATCGCTACAAGACGACGGAACAGGTCGAGCGCGCCTTCGTCGAGGATCACGACTACAGCTACCTTTTTCAGGACGGCGAGCATTATACGTTCATGAATGGCGAGACCTATGATCAGGTCAACGTCTCGGCCGATGTGATCGGCGAGCAGGCGGTCTACCTGCAGGAAGGCATGGTCTGCATTCTTTCGCTCTTCAACGGCATCCCGGTCGCGATTCAGTTTCCGCCCCGCGTGACGCTTGAAATCGTCGAGACGGAACCGGCGATGAAGGGCCAGACGGCGTCGTCGTCCTATAAGCCAGCGAAATTGTCGAACGGCGCCCGCACCATGGTGCCACCGCATATTCAGCCGGGCACCCGCGTGGTGATCCAGACGGAAGACGGCTCCTACGTCGAACGCGCCAAGGACTAGGATCGAAGCCCAATCACTCACTGCTTAGTGTTGTCATCCGGCGGTGATTTGAAGCCCGATTCTGACATAGACCGCGGGTCACGATAATTTGCGCCCGACGCGTCTCGCGTCGGTCATGCGGCGTGCGTTATTTGGCTTCCATCCCGCCACTGGAAGACATTATGTCCCCGGCCGCTCCGAACGATCATCCGCATAAAATCCTTCTGATCGGCGCCTCGCGCGGTCTTGGCCTCGCCATGGCTGCTGAGTTCTTGAAGAAGGGATGGAATGTCGTTGGCACGGTTCGAGGAAAAACCCGAACATTGCTGCACGACCTCGCGGATGAATTCGAGGGCCGCGTCGAGATCGAAACACTCGACATCTGCGAGCCGGATCAGATCGCGGCATTGCACGAAAAGCTGTCGGGCAGAATATTCGATATTCTGTTTGTTAATGCCGGCGTCACAAGCAACAAACAGGAAACGATTGGAGAGGTGACGACCGACGACTTTGTCCGCGTCATGGTCACAAATGCGCTGAGTCCGATGCGTGTTCTCGAAAGCCTGGAAAAATACGTTCCGGCGACGGGTCTGATGGGCGTGATGTCGTCCGGGCTCGGAAGCCTTGCCAACAATTTGACCGGCACGCGGGAGCTCTATCGCGGCAGCAAGGCGGCGCTGAATATGTTCATGCGGAGCTTTGCAGCACGTTATTCCGCCTCATCGCGCGCCATGGTGGTGATGGCACCCGGCTGGGTCCGCACTGACCTCGGCGGCCCGGATGCACCCTTAACCAGCGAAGACAGTGTGCCGAACCTAGTCGACGTGCTTCTCTCGAAACAGGGCAAACCCGGGTTGGAATATCTCGATTACCTCGGCCGCACGGTTCCTTGGTAAGGGCTGTCATGACGGTTTTTGCGTCGAGCGCGCCGAGGACTGAGCTGCCGCAAGCTTAGCCGATATCGTCGTTCCACAGGTCGATCCGCGCAAAGAGATCGTCCGTGCCCGATAATTTGCTCATCGGGACAGGCGCGAACACCGCGCGCAGTTCGGCGCCGATCTGCGCCACCATGTCTTTTCCGCCGCGCGGCAGTTCCGAACGCTGGCGCTCAAGGCGCCGCGTCGGGATTGCATTCTGCGGGGGGATCGGTTCCCAGCCCTTGTCCCTGTTCATCATTGTCAGCCTCACCGCCCTGTTTCGCCTCACGCTCCTGCTCTAAGCATCGCGGACATCGTCACCGTTCGTTTGGCCAACGTGGCCTGGCGCAATCCGTTCCGGCGCATTTCACGCACTTGCGGCGCGGCGCATCCACGCCTATCCTGCCTGCAGCCTTGGGGTGCTGCCGGAAGTTCGGCGGCTGAGATCAGACCCTTCGAACCTGAAACTGGGTAATGCCAGCGCAGGGACAGGCGATACGCAAAGCTTGGGTGGAATCCATCTGCGCCTTCGTATCTGCTCCCGCGCCGCCATTCCGAACAAAGCGCGGAGCCGGCCGATGAACATTCGCCAAAAGCCCGAAAATCTCATTCCGCAAAGCGTGACGTGTGGCCCGCTGCCGGGCGCACGGAAGGTCTATGCGGAACCCCGCGCGGGCATCCGTGTGCCGTTCCGCGAAATCGCGCTTGAACCTTCGGCGAACGAGCCGCCGGTGCGCGTCTACGATGCGTCCGGCCCCTACACCGAGGAGGCGCCGCGCGTCGATCTCTCTGCCGGCCTGCCGCGCCTGCGCGCCGATTGGTACGCCAATCGCGGTTTCGAGACCTATCAGGGCCGCGCCATCAAGCCGGAAGACAATGGCAATGTCGGCAGCGACAAGCTCGTGCCGCCCTGCCCGGCCAATGTCGCGCCCTTGCGCGGCATCTCCGGCAAGCCGGTGACGCAATATGAATTCGCCCGCGCCGGCATCATTACCGAAGAGATGATCTATGTCGCGGCACGCGAAAATCTCGGTCGCGAGAAAATGCTCGCGAATGCCGAAGAGAAACTCGCCGACGGCGAAAGTTTCGGCGCCGCGATCCCGGCGTTTGTGACGCCCGAATTCGTCCGCAGCGAGATCGCGCGCGGCCGCGCCATCATCCCGGCGAACATCAATCACCCGGAACTGGAGCCGATGATCATCGGCCGCAACTTCCTGGTGAAGATCAACGCCAACATCGGCAATTCGGCCGTCACGTCGTCTGTCGCGGAAGAAGTCGACAAGATGGTCTGGTCGATACGCTGGGGCGCCGACACGGTCATGGACCTTTCGACTGGCCGCAACATCCACAACATCCGCGACTGGATCATCCGCAATGCGCCGGTGCCGATCGGCACGGTGCCGATCTATCAGGCGCTCGAAAAGGTCGATGGCGATCCGATCAAGCTGACGTGGGAAATCTTCCGCGACACGTTGATCGAACAGGCCGAGCAGGGCGTCGATTATTTCACCATCCACGCGGGCGTGCGCCTCGCCTATGTGCCGCTCACAGCGAAACGCACGACGGGCATCGTCTCCCGCGGCGGCTCGATCATGGCGCGCTGGTGCCTGTCGCATCACAAGGAAAGCTTCCTCTACACGCACTTCGACGAGATTTGCGACATCATGCGCGCGTACGATGTGTCGTTCTCGCTCGGCGACGGTCTGCGTCCCGGCTCGATTGCCGACGCCAACGACCGCGCGCAATTCGCCGAACTCGAAACGCTCGGCGAACTCACCAAGATCGCCTGGGACAAAGGCTGCCAGGTGATGATCGAAGGCCCCGGCCATGTGCCGATGCACAAGATCAAAGTGAATATGGAAAAGCAGCTCGAGGAATGCGGCGAGGCGCCGTTCTATACGCTCGGGCCGCTGACGACCGACATCGCGCCGGGCTACGATCACATCACGTCGGGCATCGGCGCGGCGATGATCGGCTGGTTCGGCTGCGCCATGCTTTGCTACGTCACGCCGAAGGAACATCTCGGCCTGCCCGACCGCGACGATGTGAAAACCGGCGTCATCACCTATCGCATCGCCGCCCATGCCGCCGATCTCGCCAAGGGCCATCCGGCGGCGCAGGTGCGCGACGATGCGCTGTCGCGCGCGCGGTTCGATTTCCGCTGGCAGGATCAGTTCAACCTGTCGCTCGATCCCGACACGGCGCGGCTCTTCCATGACGAGACGCTGCCGAAAGACGCGCACAAGGTCGCGCATTTCTGCTCGATGTGCGGGCCGCAATTCTGCTCGATGAAGATCACGCAGGATTTGCGCGACGAAGTGAACGCGATTGCCGAGCGCGAAAAGGGCATGGCGGACAAGAGCGCCGAGTTCTTGGAAAAGGGCGGAAAGCTTTACGTGTGAGGAGCAACTGAATTCTAGTGAGAAATTTTCTATAGGCCTCCTCAAACTACATGATCGAGGCTGAGAGCCTATAGACGTGAAGGCAACAAAGTAAAACAGGATGGTTACATATTCTAAAGTGAAAGCTGGTTTCCTTCCTCTTTGCCTATGCGCGGTCGCATGTGCTCCTTCATGGTTTTGATGAAGGCTTCGGGCGAGCTCAGTGCCTTTTCCAAAATATCGTCATGCAGCAGTGCAACGAACAACGCGCAAGACCGCGCTTGGCAATTTAGGGATTTATTTGGGTTGAATTCGATATCGGTAAATCCGGCATAACTGCTTTCTTCACTGATCAATCGTTGCTTAAGCCAATCTCGATGAGGATAGATTGCCCGTAAATAAAGCCAGTCATAAAACACTGTCGTTGGCTGAAGTGGGAACTTATGACCCTCGAATTCGAAGCGGATCAAATGACCTGAA
This Methylovirgula sp. DNA region includes the following protein-coding sequences:
- a CDS encoding serine hydrolase, which translates into the protein MRLRFHGLRTLGLIAAAVLMIVAGRALATPSLVMDVATGNVLYENEATHPWYPASVTKLMTVYVALSAVRDHQISLDTPLVVSRYAASMPPSKMGFRPGTEVTLGNALKMLMVKSPNDVAITIAEGIAGSVPAFAEDMNASAAQLGMRQSHFVNPNGLHNPEHYSSARDLAVLARAIYLTFPQYADLFDIGAMRVDGKIIPNHNDMLGRYPGADGMKTGFTCDSGFNLVASATRGNHHYLAVVLGAPTPRERMVRTAVLLDRAFAGIDQPQPMDADEPIGGAPEDMRDLVCHRRGRAMTAFQAETDRLEAPLLTLGQRSSALGVFTSAALAQETPAALRIAMMPVPVFDPVTLTTGPTPGYNGPIAGPRPPHTPVGTPILADNAPVAASAANEPDEDTPQAGAAHHAGAKVAASDEGDADPPPPPSKHQKVVKKIATAKSHKKVVAKEHGKHKAAKGKAAKSKHASHAAKAKPGKPAKAKVKSKTAKPASKKAKATKAAGKSHGKHSSHASH
- a CDS encoding GTP-binding protein, whose amino-acid sequence is MSDSRRPPIFPLTILTGFLGAGKTTLLNQLLRAPELSDSLVLINEFGEVGLDHLFVEKVDGNVVVMASGCLCCTIRGDLVSTLEDLLRKRDNNRIAPFNRVIIETTGLADPAPVLHTIMYHPYFMLRFRLDGVITLVDALNGAATLDRHPEAVKQAAVADRLVISKSDLLPADDVGLAALHSRLKALNPTAIQLDAARGEATPAALFNIGLYDPDKKTPDVRRWLNAEALDDHAHAHHHHHDHSGHDHAHAHDVNRHDARIRAFALRHPTPVPPAMVDMFLELLRTAHGAHLLRVKGIVALDDDPARPLVIHGVQHIFHPPARLDSWPDDDHTTRIVFILHDMEPSFIQGMWNAFVGVAADTPDAAALTQNPLKVSSGGGLLA
- a CDS encoding DUF3772 domain-containing protein; translation: MNLLRAIVRTFAVATLLLCLSLSAQAQTFIAINSANIDATDKTLQQVETALQQPGLSKDVLQKLQEQIGPLGPTLQGVLDHLTPHLAAQKAQLDQLGAAPAAKALPESKEVAAERVKRQKAFDDVDALVKRTNLLIVQVDQAQTTIASRLRARLTEALLQQEPSIASPSLWADVIREVPRNLHALRHRIGGWLSDSATKLTGWRAPVFCGLLILVAVLYWPLTQFAQRTFFRKHVADNPTPLQKILAAWRVLFVIAAIPIATALFIGFLARNFGLIDDQNPLLRPFFFAVVRISIGAGLAQALLAPKREQWRLIAVDSDAAAHVLRTVLIVTVLVSCGRIFNAIGSTIEASWSSDMFARGFFSLLAAIAIAASLWIGQSGDEEESEQVFGPRVDQTANWFSVLRTILWAAILVVFAAVLAGYMALGRFAIDQIIWVGGLGGIAVMLVMLIDQLVGQGITGTTPFGRRMMLSTGLSREAFAQFAILASGVARVVIFLIAVLAALVPWGVQSADVTGYLYAAFFGFRIGDVTISLSRIVFTLVIFAAGYAATSAVERWLEVSFLPHTRLDLGLRNAIKTSIGYIGRIFALGFALAYLGVDFAKLAIVAGALSVGIGFGLQSIVNNFVSGLILLWERAIRVGDWISVGPNEGFVRRINVRSTEIETFDRAAVVIPNSDLVAGVVKNFVRTDKTGRLKLNIPVNAAADPQKAREVLLDVTKSNKNVLKKPAPFVVFAEITGGVFNFELYCYVSDVTSMKSITSELNFEIYRHFKDASLFDAPPPVMNINLPELEKRGFVLREQVDRNPANDQEAPADDDKAFSGEADKGPREENGSKQKNQSPASDPIRSKKF
- a CDS encoding lysine-2,3-aminomutase-like protein, producing MKSTTLTSVGDLIAEGLVPPAARESLTPVGDLYAIAINEMMAALIDRNDPADPIARQFIPDADELVTTPEELADPIGDTPMSPVEGIVHRYPDRVLLKLLHVCPVYCRFCFRRESVGPAGATHLSSDALVRAFAYIAAHDEIFEVILTGGDPLILSPRRLEDIFARLRAIAHVQVVRIHTRVPVVSPELVSNTLVDLLRSSGKTIYVALHANHARELTEDAKAACAKLIDAGIPMLSQSVLLRGVNDDVATLAALMRAFVATRIKPYYLHHPDLARGTSHFRLSIAEGQKLVEELRGKLSGLCQPRYMLDIPGGFGKVALDGTAPDEDGRYHLRDFRGRTHLYPPAT
- the epmA gene encoding EF-P lysine aminoacylase EpmA, with protein sequence MSKPSFWWEPAAHAEKRRFLTARAALAKAARGFFDARGFIEADTAVLQISPGNETHISAFATEMIAPDEARSRLYLHSSPEFALKKLLAAGEDKIFSLGHVFRNRERGPLHHPEFTMLEWYRTNAPYTALFTDCRELLAIAAEAGQTDTFRYRDATANAFAEPEILTVADAFRRYAGVDLLQTYDAQSCDRNALADRTAALGLRVVDDDTWSDLFSKILSARIEPNLGHGRATLLVDYPAPEAALARLKDDTRFAERFELYSCGVELANGFGELTDANEQRARFIGDMIARERIYGDAYPIDEDFLAAIAQMPPSCGIALGFDRLVMLATGARRIEDVLWTPIADSGTAR
- the efp gene encoding elongation factor P gives rise to the protein MKVIASSIRKGNILEREDGQLYVVLTAESFHPGKGTPTTQIDMRRLSDGVKTTDRYKTTEQVERAFVEDHDYSYLFQDGEHYTFMNGETYDQVNVSADVIGEQAVYLQEGMVCILSLFNGIPVAIQFPPRVTLEIVETEPAMKGQTASSSYKPAKLSNGARTMVPPHIQPGTRVVIQTEDGSYVERAKD
- a CDS encoding SDR family NAD(P)-dependent oxidoreductase, coding for MSPAAPNDHPHKILLIGASRGLGLAMAAEFLKKGWNVVGTVRGKTRTLLHDLADEFEGRVEIETLDICEPDQIAALHEKLSGRIFDILFVNAGVTSNKQETIGEVTTDDFVRVMVTNALSPMRVLESLEKYVPATGLMGVMSSGLGSLANNLTGTRELYRGSKAALNMFMRSFAARYSASSRAMVVMAPGWVRTDLGGPDAPLTSEDSVPNLVDVLLSKQGKPGLEYLDYLGRTVPW